AGGAGGACCACCGAGTGGTACGTTTGAACAAATGACTGACGAACATTGGCAAAATGCTTTTGAACTAAATTTACTAAGCTACATTCGATTGATTCGCGAAGTACTACCTACAATGAAGAGAAATGGCGGTAAGATTATTAATATCGCTTCATCTTCTATTAAACAGCCAATCCCTGGACTCATTCTTTCTAATACATATCGACTAGGAATAGTTGGGCTGACAAAAACCCTATCAACTGAGTTAGCTCCACATAATATTTTAATAAACACAGTGGCTCCAGGTAGAATTGCTACGGATCGTGTGGCTTACTTAGATGATGTAAAGGCAGAGAGACTAGGAATTTCCCGTGAAGAAGTAGAAGCTAAAGCAAAAGCAGAAATACCATTAGGTAGATATGGTACACCTGCCGAATTTGCTAATTTTGTCACGTATATGGTATCAGACATAAATACCTATATGACAGGTCAATCTTTCCTCGTTGATGGAGGTATGATTAAGTCGATATAAAGTATTTTGAAACTAATCACTCTTCCTATCGTATAAATAAATAGAGATTTGGAATAGGGGGAGGAAATAGAATGCCAGATATGAATCAAGGGTTTGACATGTTTAGCTTTATGAGCTCAATTTTTCCACTTTTTTTCATACTCGTGTTCGGAATCATAATATTCACCATTATCAAAGGCATTGCCCAGTGGAGTCATAATAATCGGCAACCTGTTCTTACTGTTGATGCAAAGGTCATTTCAAAAAGGACCAGTGTTAGAGGCGGTGGCGAAACAAGAGCCAGAAGTATTTATTTTGTGACGTTTGAAGTAGAAAGCGGAGACAGAATGGAACTCCAAGTTAATGGACAAGAGTTTGGACAACTCGCTGAGGGTGATACAGGTGATCTACAATTTCAAGGAACTCGATACTTAGGATTTACCCGAAAAAAAGTGAATGCCTTTTAGACATTAAACTCCAGCGCTATTACACGCTGGAGTTTTCCCTTAATAACGGCATGGAGCAGCATCTAAAGGAGCCACCTGATTTGATAATCTCCGTAATATCCACCTCAATAATTTCAAAGCCTCTATTTCGAAGCTCCATATTTACTAATTTATTGACCGGTAGGCTAATGATTTTCTTGTTTCCGATAGATAGTATATTTGTCCCTAAACGGAATTGTTCTTTTTCCGTTACTTCAATTAAATTGTATCTAGATGATAAAAGATCGATTTCTTTCTTTGTGAAAGCTCCTGGGAAAAATAAAGCTTCATTTGGTGATATGATATTAAAAACACAATCTAAATGGAGATATTTTTCAGTGAACGGGACGGCTACTACTTCATAGTCAGAAATAAGACTTTGTAAATGCTGAATAGATTCAATATTCGTCCGGTTACTAAGGCCAATATAGATCGTATTTCTATCTATAATAACGTCCCCGCCCTCTATGTGGTCACCTACAAGGTTATAGTATGATATTTCTTCGTCTTCTAACCATTTCTTAAGACTTTGTTCTTCACCTTTACGGACATCGTGAGCCATCTCTGCAACAAAGGTCGTTTGACCGAGCGTAAAGCCAATGTCTCTTGTAAAAACCTGTTCAGGAAATTTTTCATCGGGTGGTAATAGGACAACATCAATCCCTTGGCTCTTCAGTGTAGCGACAAAATCTTGATGCTGCCTCATCGCTTTCTCTATATGTATTCCTTCATTTTCAAATTGTTTCTGTGTATCATTTATGACTTGGCGAATTCTCATGTATTTAGGTTCACACAGAATTACGCGTTTAAGTACATCATACTCACTGTTACAAAAAGTTTTTGTAGCCTGAATGTTTTGATTAGACATTTATTCTCCTCCTTTTTCGCTACTATAGATGTAGTATGAGTTATTTCTTAGTATTGGATACCAACCTCTCGATGATAAGTAATTGTTATGGAAAAATATAAAATATAGATAATTTACTTATAAGAATATTGAAATAAACTAAAAGTAACAAAAGAAAGAAGGGATACTATGGGGATGGATTTTCATGACCAAAAGAACAGCCACTCTTATGCAACTAGATCGGCTGATAGTCAATGGAAAAGACAATTAGAAAGTATTTTGGATGTAAAGGGCAAGAAAATACTCGATATTGGCTGTGGAGGGGGAATCTATTCAAAGGCGCTAGCTGAACTAGGTGCTGTAAGCGTTACCGGAATTGATTTTTCACAGAAGATGTTATCTGTAGCAAAGCAAAATTGTAAAGATTATAGGAACATAACTTTCAGGACTGGAAGAGCTGAACGTACGGAAATGAAACCTTTGGAATATGACATTATTTTAGAACGGGCTGTCATTCATCATCTTGATGAATTAAGGTCCAATTTTAATGAAGCCTTTAGAGTCCTAAAACCAAATGGAGTGTTTATTATACAGGATAGAACGCCAGATGATTGCCTACTAGACGGTACTAATGAGCATATTAGGGGCTATTTTTTTGAAAAGTTTCCTAAGCTCATTCAAAAAGAAATAAATAGAAGGCATGAAAGCCCTCTAGTGATGGCAGAGCTTAAAGAAGCAGGATTCGTGGTTATTACAGAAAATAAATTCTGGGAAACTCGTAAGGAATATACGACCTTTAAGCAACTTGAGATGGATTTATTAAAGAGAACTGGAAGATCTATCTTACATGAACTAAGTGACAATGAGCTTAATGAATTGATAAAATTTATTGAAGAAAAACTTAAGTTTAGAAGTGGATCCAAAATAACAGAAAAAGACAGGTGGACCATTTGGGTTGCCACGAAAAGGGAGAATTATGTTGGCGAATGAAGAAGTCATTCTACAAGAAAAAGTAAAAGCAGTCATAATCAAGGAGTTTGGATGGAATGTTTGTGAAATAAAAATTCATGGGAGGGGCGTACAAAATATTGTCCTAATGGTGGAGGAACAAGATATGGGCCGCTTTGCCGTTCGCGTCCCATATCCTGAAGATCGACAACAGTTCCCAAATAGGGAGCGAGATCGCT
This DNA window, taken from Bacillus carboniphilus, encodes the following:
- a CDS encoding SDR family oxidoreductase, encoding MELHLEGKVALVIASSQGLGKAIAIQLASEGANVMLASRDEKKLADVQQEIKAMGKGQVSYLKTDITNNEDIKALVNETVNTFGTVDILINNAGGPPSGTFEQMTDEHWQNAFELNLLSYIRLIREVLPTMKRNGGKIINIASSSIKQPIPGLILSNTYRLGIVGLTKTLSTELAPHNILINTVAPGRIATDRVAYLDDVKAERLGISREEVEAKAKAEIPLGRYGTPAEFANFVTYMVSDINTYMTGQSFLVDGGMIKSI
- a CDS encoding DUF2500 domain-containing protein — its product is MNQGFDMFSFMSSIFPLFFILVFGIIIFTIIKGIAQWSHNNRQPVLTVDAKVISKRTSVRGGGETRARSIYFVTFEVESGDRMELQVNGQEFGQLAEGDTGDLQFQGTRYLGFTRKKVNAF
- a CDS encoding dimethylarginine dimethylaminohydrolase family protein, whose product is MSNQNIQATKTFCNSEYDVLKRVILCEPKYMRIRQVINDTQKQFENEGIHIEKAMRQHQDFVATLKSQGIDVVLLPPDEKFPEQVFTRDIGFTLGQTTFVAEMAHDVRKGEEQSLKKWLEDEEISYYNLVGDHIEGGDVIIDRNTIYIGLSNRTNIESIQHLQSLISDYEVVAVPFTEKYLHLDCVFNIISPNEALFFPGAFTKKEIDLLSSRYNLIEVTEKEQFRLGTNILSIGNKKIISLPVNKLVNMELRNRGFEIIEVDITEIIKSGGSFRCCSMPLLRENSSV
- a CDS encoding methyltransferase domain-containing protein; the encoded protein is MGMDFHDQKNSHSYATRSADSQWKRQLESILDVKGKKILDIGCGGGIYSKALAELGAVSVTGIDFSQKMLSVAKQNCKDYRNITFRTGRAERTEMKPLEYDIILERAVIHHLDELRSNFNEAFRVLKPNGVFIIQDRTPDDCLLDGTNEHIRGYFFEKFPKLIQKEINRRHESPLVMAELKEAGFVVITENKFWETRKEYTTFKQLEMDLLKRTGRSILHELSDNELNELIKFIEEKLKFRSGSKITEKDRWTIWVATKRENYVGE